One stretch of Acidobacteriota bacterium DNA includes these proteins:
- a CDS encoding DUF4129 domain-containing protein, whose amino-acid sequence MKKTILPILFIFFLAGEGYCQSTLLNYQSRIHRAVEQVERIKKDEAYTEEGISAIKSLIPAGEKVTIDNRTVDVDNKWLYDELKVFESVRLANDNTDEILENLKNKLSALNQHLIEAEDISKEQLNKQELNAQVKKILADDKYREKKDNWLTAKIKEIRRRVLEMFSELMLKLWNALFGASSQGGWAIRGLFIVLLGVVGYFVFRMAMQFKWAKKRPKKKTVLGEEIDEHMTPKDFADAAVAAAKAGDFRTGIRKLYIALLYELSERNLIELDAHATNHEYLTKVARFSTLLPAMNYLTDRFDYFWYGMFPTNEQDFSSYLSSYQEAVKQAQSISQQQAERVA is encoded by the coding sequence ATGAAAAAAACGATTCTGCCAATTTTGTTCATATTTTTCCTGGCTGGTGAAGGCTATTGCCAATCTACTTTGTTGAATTACCAGTCGCGGATTCATCGCGCCGTCGAACAGGTGGAGCGGATTAAAAAGGATGAGGCTTATACAGAGGAAGGCATCAGCGCCATCAAAAGTTTAATCCCCGCCGGGGAAAAGGTGACCATAGATAATCGCACGGTCGATGTTGATAATAAGTGGTTGTATGATGAATTAAAGGTTTTTGAATCGGTCAGGCTGGCTAACGATAACACCGATGAAATTTTGGAGAATTTGAAGAATAAATTATCAGCTCTCAATCAACACCTGATTGAAGCCGAAGACATCTCAAAAGAGCAACTCAACAAGCAGGAGTTGAATGCACAGGTCAAAAAAATTCTCGCCGATGACAAATACCGCGAAAAAAAAGACAACTGGTTGACTGCCAAAATCAAAGAGATTCGCCGTCGCGTATTGGAGATGTTTTCCGAACTCATGTTGAAACTCTGGAATGCGTTGTTTGGCGCAAGTTCTCAAGGAGGGTGGGCAATTCGCGGATTGTTCATCGTTTTATTAGGAGTTGTCGGATATTTCGTGTTTCGCATGGCGATGCAATTCAAGTGGGCGAAAAAGAGACCGAAAAAGAAGACGGTTCTTGGTGAAGAGATTGATGAACATATGACGCCGAAAGATTTTGCTGATGCTGCTGTTGCTGCCGCTAAAGCCGGAGATTTCCGCACCGGCATCCGTAAACTTTACATTGCGTTGTTATATGAGCTTTCCGAGCGTAACCTGATTGAATTGGACGCCCATGCCACCAATCATGAATATCTGACGAAGGTAGCGCGATTTTCTACGCTGCTGCCGGCAATGAATTATTTAACCGACCGATTCGATTATTTCTGGTATGGCATGTTTCCCACCAATGAACAGGATTTTTCCAGTTATCTTTCAAGCTATCAGGAAGCGGTTAAACAGGCACAATCCATCAGTCAACAACAAGCTGAGCGGGTTGCTTAA
- a CDS encoding zinc-ribbon domain-containing protein, with amino-acid sequence MANFTILEPMSTGDVIDRALRLYRRNFAPLLSIVALPSLTGYLAQTMLLYGYTKLLIGQISEDGVLTPDPSPLAILMLILGLVLYPVWLFAFLATISGLSRVIGDNIMLNEPITFKKCFSAVRKRLGDIFLMALLVIVIGMVVGMIFYGIAIVVVLVVSVLVLATASSGIPAWLAGLFAGIVALVVIGLGIGAMLVVLSRVVFLPQIVMIEGQSPGQAISRAMQLGKGNWYKVGAILLFNYFISLSLLTAITLPVMLVLYFADILSAEFIAGTTWNLIYTSFSQLINLLSLPIQMVAFTLLYFDSRVRKEAYDIELLAREVNPGFYWQPQMAPAPVMGYQMPYQTNFGRVPVQTSPLGLAGWQPPRTQPPPVSVPDCVVQSIPNPMAQPAANQFTERWGQSEPPIHSNESARPPEKPSIENVGVTNQICHHCGSALEPNARFCIRCGNATGIR; translated from the coding sequence ATGGCAAATTTCACCATTCTCGAACCCATGTCAACCGGCGATGTGATTGATCGCGCTTTGCGACTTTATCGCCGCAACTTTGCGCCCTTGCTTTCAATCGTTGCGTTGCCGAGTCTAACCGGATACCTGGCGCAAACCATGTTGCTTTATGGGTACACCAAACTCTTGATCGGACAAATCAGTGAGGACGGCGTCTTAACTCCAGACCCTTCGCCGCTGGCAATTCTGATGCTGATTCTGGGGTTGGTGCTTTATCCGGTCTGGCTTTTTGCGTTCCTTGCAACCATCTCAGGGTTATCGCGAGTCATTGGCGACAACATCATGTTGAATGAACCGATTACCTTTAAAAAATGTTTCTCAGCGGTTCGCAAACGACTCGGCGATATTTTTTTGATGGCGTTATTGGTCATTGTTATCGGCATGGTTGTCGGCATGATTTTTTACGGCATTGCCATCGTTGTTGTATTGGTTGTCAGTGTGCTGGTTTTGGCAACCGCATCTTCAGGGATTCCCGCCTGGCTTGCCGGGTTATTTGCCGGAATCGTGGCTTTGGTGGTGATTGGCTTGGGAATCGGCGCGATGTTGGTGGTGCTTTCACGAGTGGTATTTCTACCGCAGATTGTGATGATTGAAGGGCAATCGCCGGGACAGGCTATATCGAGAGCCATGCAACTCGGAAAAGGCAACTGGTATAAAGTCGGAGCCATTTTACTGTTTAATTATTTTATCTCGCTTTCATTGTTGACCGCGATTACTTTGCCGGTAATGTTGGTTTTATATTTTGCCGATATTTTATCTGCCGAATTCATTGCAGGTACAACCTGGAATTTGATCTATACCTCATTCAGTCAATTGATCAATTTATTATCGCTGCCGATTCAAATGGTGGCGTTCACCCTGCTGTATTTCGATAGCCGGGTTCGTAAAGAGGCGTATGATATTGAACTCCTGGCAAGAGAGGTCAATCCCGGGTTTTATTGGCAACCGCAGATGGCACCTGCGCCGGTGATGGGCTATCAAATGCCTTATCAAACCAATTTTGGTCGCGTTCCGGTGCAAACCAGTCCGTTGGGGCTTGCCGGATGGCAACCCCCGCGAACGCAACCGCCACCGGTATCGGTTCCTGACTGTGTGGTTCAATCAATCCCAAATCCAATGGCTCAACCTGCTGCAAATCAATTCACTGAAAGATGGGGGCAATCGGAACCCCCAATCCATTCAAATGAATCTGCGCGCCCGCCGGAAAAGCCATCTATTGAAAATGTTGGCGTCACAAATCAAATATGTCATCATTGCGGTTCGGCGTTAGAACCGAATGCGCGGTTTTGTATTCGTTGTGGAAACGCAACGGGGATTCGATGA
- a CDS encoding penicillin acylase family protein → MKRLLLVLISVSFFVPFADFSAAQQKIFKSNGQATLYRDDFGIPHVFANTLEDAAYAIGYAQAEDRLEELLKNYRRANGTMSEVFGPENFRDDLMQRMWRHEEISRERYNQVSPKMRAVIESYQEGIKQFMREHPEQVPGWAQEIRPWDVISLSRYIIYGWPLGECAGELQRAGIQPDPSAYRGSNQMLIAANRTTLGAPVAIIDPHLSWYGQFRFYQVRIYAGDFSVSGVSILGVPIPSLGHSRYCSIAMTTGGPDTSDVYEEELNPQNPRQYKYDGKWRDMLVRKMKIGVKTEKGFDVKEVEVEYTHHGPVVAHKGGKAYSFAVPYVEEVGLSDQIYEMLKAKNLEEMKKAISQFQLMQQNVMIGTVQGDIYYVRNGRVPIRPKGVDPSKPIPGNTSANEWQGIHKLEDLVQIKNPASGYMHNCNVTPFAMIKDAPKELLPDTYSERPYLYNASRTAPRHQRGEMATQMMDEANQVDLEKAIDLAFYPGVYHAELWQAKMKEAWEVEFDEKRMSGAGRSIPKNASEVYALIQKWNRRSDPDSEGALAFYAFKRGLGDKLAREIDPPKELTNQQIIDALVKGAEWLNSSFASLSVSYGRYFRVGRQGGNKTYPVGGGSLQAVGMATPRAISFSQKGNEMVGHTGQTSTQVVVLSNPPKSYAIIPLGQSDHQESGHWDDQAEKLFSRSKAAPSYFLDKPGLLKHLTSTKVLRRGAMAATVSR, encoded by the coding sequence ATGAAGAGGTTGTTGCTGGTACTGATTTCAGTTTCTTTTTTTGTGCCTTTTGCTGATTTTTCAGCCGCTCAACAAAAAATCTTTAAATCAAATGGTCAGGCAACGCTGTATCGCGATGATTTCGGCATTCCGCATGTGTTTGCCAACACGCTTGAAGACGCTGCTTATGCCATCGGTTATGCCCAGGCGGAAGACCGTTTGGAAGAGTTGTTGAAAAATTATCGTCGCGCCAACGGCACCATGTCCGAAGTTTTCGGACCCGAAAATTTTCGGGACGATTTGATGCAACGGATGTGGCGACACGAAGAAATCAGTCGCGAGCGTTATAACCAGGTTAGCCCGAAAATGCGTGCCGTGATTGAATCGTATCAAGAAGGCATTAAACAATTCATGCGTGAACATCCGGAACAGGTTCCCGGATGGGCACAGGAGATTCGCCCCTGGGATGTGATTTCCTTATCGCGTTATATCATCTACGGCTGGCCTCTCGGCGAATGCGCGGGGGAATTACAACGCGCAGGCATCCAACCCGACCCATCTGCCTATCGCGGTTCCAATCAAATGTTGATAGCGGCGAATCGCACGACGCTTGGCGCGCCGGTGGCGATTATTGACCCGCACTTAAGCTGGTACGGACAGTTTCGTTTTTATCAGGTGCGGATTTACGCGGGGGATTTCAGTGTTTCGGGGGTGTCGATTCTCGGCGTGCCGATTCCCAGTCTCGGACACAGCCGCTATTGTTCGATTGCTATGACCACAGGTGGACCAGATACGTCGGACGTTTACGAAGAAGAACTCAATCCACAAAATCCGCGACAATATAAATATGATGGAAAGTGGCGCGATATGCTGGTGCGCAAGATGAAAATCGGCGTGAAGACTGAAAAAGGTTTTGATGTCAAAGAGGTCGAAGTCGAATATACGCATCACGGGCCGGTCGTTGCGCACAAAGGCGGAAAAGCCTATAGCTTCGCCGTTCCTTACGTCGAAGAGGTCGGCTTGTCAGACCAGATTTATGAAATGCTCAAGGCAAAAAATCTCGAAGAGATGAAAAAAGCCATCAGTCAATTCCAACTCATGCAGCAGAACGTGATGATTGGCACCGTTCAAGGCGATATTTATTATGTTCGTAATGGTCGCGTGCCGATTCGTCCGAAAGGCGTTGATCCGAGTAAACCGATTCCGGGAAACACCTCGGCGAATGAATGGCAGGGGATTCATAAACTCGAAGACCTGGTGCAGATAAAAAATCCTGCGAGCGGTTATATGCACAATTGCAATGTCACGCCGTTTGCGATGATTAAAGATGCGCCGAAAGAATTGTTGCCGGATACCTACAGCGAAAGACCGTATCTTTATAACGCCAGTCGCACGGCTCCACGTCATCAGCGCGGCGAGATGGCTACGCAAATGATGGATGAGGCGAACCAGGTGGATTTGGAGAAAGCCATTGACCTGGCGTTTTATCCGGGCGTTTACCATGCCGAACTCTGGCAAGCGAAGATGAAAGAAGCCTGGGAAGTAGAATTCGATGAGAAGCGAATGAGTGGGGCAGGCAGAAGCATCCCGAAAAATGCCAGTGAAGTTTATGCCTTGATTCAAAAATGGAATCGCCGTAGCGACCCCGATTCGGAAGGCGCACTGGCTTTCTATGCCTTTAAACGCGGACTTGGCGATAAACTGGCAAGAGAGATTGATCCGCCGAAAGAGTTAACCAACCAGCAAATTATTGATGCCCTGGTTAAAGGGGCAGAGTGGTTAAATTCAAGCTTCGCCTCGCTCAGCGTTTCCTATGGTCGTTATTTTCGTGTCGGGCGTCAGGGGGGAAATAAAACCTACCCGGTGGGTGGCGGTTCTTTGCAAGCCGTCGGCATGGCAACGCCGCGTGCCATCAGCTTTTCACAGAAAGGCAACGAAATGGTCGGGCATACCGGGCAAACTTCTACGCAGGTGGTAGTGCTGAGCAATCCGCCCAAATCCTACGCGATTATTCCGCTCGGTCAAAGCGACCACCAGGAAAGCGGACACTGGGATGATCAGGCGGAAAAGCTGTTCAGCAGGAGCAAAGCTGCGCCAAGTTACTTTTTGGATAAACCCGGATTGTTGAAACACCTCACCTCAACCAAAGTTTTACGACGCGGCGCGATGGCAGCAACCGTTTCTCGTTAA
- a CDS encoding metallophosphoesterase, with the protein MKKRPGNLITRRQALFSLSALTASAFINPSILLADVAPHPRHTFAVIGDWGSGDKEEFELAKKMFEVYQKTPYECVLTVGDNIYPDGNPNLITKKFEQPFADLLSASVPFYAALGNHDVEKGREAQTNYPLFNMGGKNYYVINKCDGLVDFFMLDSTTFDERQKDWLEKNLSESQAKWKMAFFHHPLYSSGKKHGPQEELRKILEPIFVKYGVKVVFQGHDHFYERLNIQNGIQYFVTGGGGKLRKGGLDLKSGMRAASFDLDNHFMFIEINEKEFTFKAISRTGSIVDEGVVKKVLNAQAQTAGTSL; encoded by the coding sequence ATGAAGAAACGACCGGGCAATCTCATTACCAGACGACAAGCTTTATTTTCTCTATCGGCATTGACCGCGAGTGCCTTTATAAATCCGTCTATCCTGCTTGCTGATGTCGCGCCACATCCCAGACACACCTTTGCGGTGATTGGCGATTGGGGAAGCGGCGACAAGGAAGAATTTGAACTCGCAAAAAAGATGTTCGAGGTCTATCAGAAAACTCCTTATGAGTGTGTATTGACAGTTGGCGATAACATTTACCCGGACGGCAATCCCAATTTAATCACCAAAAAATTTGAGCAACCTTTTGCAGACTTATTAAGCGCCAGTGTTCCTTTTTATGCGGCATTAGGTAACCACGATGTTGAAAAAGGGCGTGAAGCACAGACCAATTATCCGCTTTTCAATATGGGCGGAAAAAATTATTACGTGATTAACAAATGCGACGGGCTGGTCGATTTTTTCATGCTTGATTCAACCACATTCGATGAACGGCAAAAAGATTGGTTAGAGAAAAATCTTTCCGAATCACAAGCCAAATGGAAGATGGCATTTTTCCATCATCCGCTCTATTCATCCGGTAAAAAACATGGTCCGCAGGAAGAACTGCGCAAGATTTTAGAACCCATCTTTGTTAAATATGGCGTCAAGGTCGTGTTTCAAGGTCACGATCATTTTTACGAGAGATTGAACATTCAAAATGGCATTCAGTATTTTGTAACCGGCGGCGGCGGAAAACTGCGCAAAGGTGGTCTGGATTTGAAAAGCGGAATGCGGGCTGCCAGTTTCGATTTGGATAACCATTTCATGTTTATCGAAATCAATGAGAAAGAATTTACTTTCAAAGCCATCAGCCGCACCGGCAGCATTGTTGATGAAGGGGTGGTTAAAAAAGTCCTCAATGCGCAGGCGCAAACCGCCGGGACATCACTTTAA
- the pncA gene encoding bifunctional nicotinamidase/pyrazinamidase — MMEALTDAAFLIVDLQNDFCPGGALGVNRGDEIIPVINQLQKIFPLVVATQDWHPAGHISFQEQGGPWPPHCMQNTFGAAFHSELNQQRIRNIFRKASAKEKDAYSSFEGIDSQERSLNEYLKANGARKIYIAGLATDYCVKATALDGLKLGYEVYVFTDAVRAVEVQPGDSEKAFNEMIAAGAKIIDSRAILNLRRKAQIAGE, encoded by the coding sequence ATGATGGAAGCTTTAACAGATGCAGCATTTTTAATCGTAGATCTGCAAAACGATTTTTGTCCGGGCGGGGCGCTTGGAGTAAATCGAGGCGATGAAATTATTCCAGTGATCAATCAATTGCAAAAGATTTTTCCGCTGGTTGTGGCTACACAGGATTGGCACCCCGCCGGGCATATTTCATTTCAGGAGCAGGGCGGACCCTGGCCTCCGCATTGTATGCAGAACACCTTTGGGGCAGCCTTTCATTCCGAACTCAATCAACAGCGCATCAGGAATATTTTTCGCAAAGCATCTGCGAAAGAGAAAGATGCCTATTCAAGTTTTGAAGGAATCGATAGCCAGGAGCGTTCATTGAATGAGTATTTGAAAGCAAATGGCGCGCGTAAAATTTATATTGCAGGGCTTGCCACGGATTATTGCGTGAAAGCCACGGCGCTGGATGGCTTGAAACTGGGGTATGAAGTCTATGTCTTTACAGATGCGGTTCGCGCCGTCGAGGTTCAGCCGGGTGACAGTGAAAAGGCGTTTAACGAGATGATTGCCGCAGGCGCGAAAATAATTGATAGTCGCGCGATTTTGAATTTGCGACGAAAAGCCCAGATTGCGGGTGAGTAA
- a CDS encoding alpha/beta fold hydrolase, giving the protein MPFIENQGLKIYWEEHGEGEPLVLIMGLASTLDMWHRTLPVMKEKYRTILIDNRGVGRSDVPMFPYSIAHMADDVARVMDAAEIECARIFGISMGGMIAQEFTLNYPERVQSLVLGCTNFGGRQIKPASPQVLDILKSRAMMPPAEAAWAMAPYIYDKSTPRELIEEDLAIRLQWNPTLEGYLGQIGAIFTWESRERLSQINVPTLVIHGETDELVPPENGQMLADLIPNARLVMIPDASHIFVTDKPESSYQAILGFLEEN; this is encoded by the coding sequence GTGCCATTCATTGAAAATCAAGGGCTAAAAATTTACTGGGAAGAACACGGCGAAGGCGAGCCATTGGTGTTAATCATGGGATTGGCATCGACTCTGGATATGTGGCATCGCACCTTGCCGGTGATGAAAGAAAAATACCGGACGATTCTGATTGATAATCGTGGCGTCGGGCGAAGCGATGTTCCGATGTTTCCCTATTCAATTGCCCATATGGCAGACGACGTCGCCAGAGTGATGGATGCGGCTGAGATTGAATGCGCGAGAATTTTCGGAATCTCGATGGGCGGAATGATTGCTCAGGAATTTACTTTAAATTATCCCGAGCGCGTTCAATCACTGGTTTTAGGGTGCACCAATTTTGGTGGAAGACAGATCAAGCCCGCATCCCCTCAAGTGTTGGATATTTTGAAATCCCGTGCAATGATGCCCCCTGCGGAAGCCGCCTGGGCGATGGCTCCATATATTTATGATAAATCGACGCCGCGTGAACTCATTGAAGAAGACCTCGCCATCCGGTTGCAATGGAACCCGACTCTGGAAGGCTACCTTGGGCAAATCGGCGCGATTTTTACCTGGGAATCGCGTGAGCGTTTGTCACAGATTAACGTCCCGACACTGGTCATTCATGGTGAAACCGACGAACTGGTGCCGCCGGAAAATGGGCAAATGCTTGCCGATTTAATTCCCAATGCCAGGCTGGTGATGATTCCTGATGCCAGCCATATCTTTGTCACCGATAAACCGGAGAGCAGTTATCAAGCTATTCTTGGGTTTTTAGAAGAGAATTGA
- a CDS encoding AMP-binding protein produces the protein MMKDEQKDLISVHRSSFIVSGILNSRKAAMNYPFDRAGVERDEQGIARYTDLKNSIVEMLRASVDEMPGNEALIELGGRRLTYREFWDEAARVAGGLKKLGIERGDRVAVRLQNGVDWCLAFYGVQMCGAIAVPVNTRFSESEVEYVVNDSGSKYMFQPGASLPTGDPFVVEDITRDEVSAIFYTSGTTGFPKGAMTTHENFLSNVETCFRINLGMERDGSLKNLISVPLFHVTGCNSQLLPTIEGRGAVVIMPAFNVQDFLKAIVEEKTDIVTSVPAIHWLAINQPQFKTLDVSHVRWVTYGGAPIAPELVSQLLNAYPNARLGNGFGLTETSSVSTFLPHEYAKLRPETVGFAAPVVDVELFEVDSETGVGELLIRGQNVVKGYWNKPEATANTFIDGWLHSGDLSKIDADGFVQIVDRKKDMICRGGENVYCVEVENAISAHPAVFEVAVLGVPDDVMGEKVGAVVFPKPGQTVDARELVGFTRELIADFKVPQFVAISQTPLPRNPNGKILKAKIRQETKWGEQIKR, from the coding sequence ATGATGAAGGATGAACAAAAAGATTTAATATCTGTTCATCGTTCATCGTTCATCGTTTCCGGCATTCTGAATTCCAGAAAGGCAGCTATGAATTATCCATTTGATAGAGCAGGCGTAGAACGTGATGAGCAGGGAATTGCTCGTTATACGGATTTAAAAAATTCGATTGTTGAGATGCTTCGCGCCTCGGTTGATGAGATGCCCGGTAACGAAGCGTTAATCGAACTCGGCGGCAGACGATTGACCTATCGTGAGTTTTGGGACGAAGCCGCGCGCGTTGCCGGTGGCTTGAAAAAACTTGGTATTGAACGTGGCGACCGGGTTGCGGTTCGTTTACAGAATGGCGTCGATTGGTGCCTGGCATTTTACGGTGTACAGATGTGCGGCGCGATAGCCGTGCCGGTCAATACGCGCTTCAGTGAATCCGAAGTTGAATATGTCGTCAATGATTCCGGCTCGAAATATATGTTTCAACCGGGCGCATCGTTACCAACCGGTGACCCGTTCGTCGTTGAAGACATAACCCGTGATGAAGTATCGGCGATTTTTTATACCAGTGGCACCACCGGTTTTCCCAAAGGCGCGATGACCACGCATGAAAATTTCCTGTCGAATGTCGAAACCTGTTTTCGCATCAACCTTGGAATGGAACGCGACGGGTCGCTCAAAAATTTAATCTCGGTTCCGCTCTTTCACGTCACCGGTTGCAACAGCCAATTGTTGCCGACCATTGAAGGGCGCGGCGCGGTGGTGATCATGCCTGCGTTTAATGTGCAGGACTTTCTAAAAGCGATTGTTGAAGAAAAGACCGACATCGTCACCTCGGTTCCGGCAATTCACTGGCTGGCAATCAATCAACCGCAATTTAAAACTTTGGATGTCTCGCACGTTCGCTGGGTGACCTATGGCGGTGCGCCGATTGCCCCCGAACTGGTTTCGCAACTGCTCAATGCCTACCCGAATGCGCGTTTAGGTAATGGTTTTGGACTTACGGAAACCTCTTCGGTTTCAACTTTCCTGCCGCACGAATATGCGAAGCTGCGCCCGGAAACCGTAGGCTTTGCCGCCCCAGTGGTTGATGTGGAATTGTTTGAAGTCGATAGCGAAACCGGCGTCGGCGAATTGCTCATTCGCGGGCAGAATGTGGTGAAAGGCTATTGGAATAAACCCGAAGCGACGGCGAATACGTTCATTGACGGCTGGTTGCATTCCGGTGACTTATCGAAAATCGATGCCGATGGGTTTGTGCAAATCGTGGATCGCAAAAAAGACATGATTTGTCGCGGCGGTGAAAATGTTTATTGTGTCGAGGTCGAAAATGCCATCTCGGCTCACCCTGCGGTTTTTGAAGTGGCAGTGCTTGGCGTTCCCGACGATGTGATGGGTGAAAAGGTTGGCGCAGTGGTCTTTCCGAAACCCGGACAGACGGTTGATGCGAGGGAACTGGTCGGATTCACTCGCGAATTGATTGCCGATTTTAAAGTCCCGCAATTTGTGGCAATCAGCCAAACGCCTTTGCCGCGCAACCCGAATGGGAAAATTTTAAAAGCCAAAATCCGTCAGGAAACCAAGTGGGGAGAGCAAATCAAACGTTAA
- a CDS encoding phosphotriesterase-related protein produces the protein MPQINTVKGAIGTDNLGQTLMHEHIFVLSSEINQNYPEIWGDEEKRVSDAIARMNELKARGVDSVVDLTVIGLGRYIPRIQRIAEETDINIIVATGVYTYNDIPMYFHFRGPGTILEGPELMVDMFVRDIEEGIAGTSVKAAILKCATDRQGVTEGVERVLRAVAQAHRKTGVPISTHTHAHTERGLEQQRIFEEEGVNLSRVIIGHSGDTTDLDYLEKLMASGSYIGMDRFGIDTLLPFEDRVTTVAELCKRGFADKMVLSQDAACFNDWLPEEALPVILPKWHFLHIHNDVIPALKEQGVTAEQIHTMLVDNPRKIFEVQGTY, from the coding sequence ATGCCACAAATTAATACCGTTAAAGGCGCGATTGGTACTGACAATCTTGGGCAGACGTTGATGCACGAACATATCTTCGTGCTCTCGTCGGAAATCAATCAAAACTACCCGGAAATCTGGGGCGATGAAGAAAAGCGCGTCAGTGATGCCATCGCGCGAATGAATGAACTCAAAGCGCGAGGCGTCGATTCGGTGGTTGATCTCACGGTTATCGGTCTTGGTCGCTACATACCGCGCATTCAACGCATCGCCGAGGAAACCGACATCAATATCATCGTCGCTACAGGCGTTTACACCTACAACGACATCCCGATGTATTTTCATTTTCGTGGACCCGGCACGATTCTCGAAGGTCCGGAACTGATGGTTGATATGTTCGTGCGCGACATCGAAGAAGGCATCGCCGGAACCAGTGTCAAAGCCGCGATTTTGAAATGCGCTACCGACCGGCAAGGCGTCACCGAAGGCGTAGAACGTGTGTTGCGCGCTGTCGCCCAAGCCCATCGCAAAACCGGCGTGCCGATTTCTACGCATACCCACGCGCATACTGAACGCGGGCTTGAACAACAGCGCATCTTTGAAGAAGAAGGTGTAAACCTGTCCCGCGTCATCATCGGTCATTCGGGCGACACCACGGATTTAGATTATCTCGAAAAGTTGATGGCATCGGGTTCTTACATCGGTATGGACAGGTTTGGCATCGATACGCTGTTGCCATTTGAAGATCGTGTGACCACCGTAGCCGAACTTTGCAAACGCGGGTTTGCCGATAAAATGGTACTTTCACAGGACGCCGCCTGTTTTAATGACTGGCTGCCGGAAGAGGCGCTGCCGGTCATTCTCCCGAAATGGCATTTCCTGCACATTCATAACGATGTCATTCCGGCGCTTAAAGAACAGGGCGTGACTGCCGAACAGATTCACACCATGCTGGTCGATAACCCGCGAAAAATTTTTGAAGTGCAAGGGACGTATTAA
- a CDS encoding DUF5615 family PIN-like protein: MKIFVDENIPKSTVTELQNLGHDVLDIRGTQEEGMEDNLLWEKVQAEERLLITTDKGFLHRREESHFGILIIRLRQPNELKIHTRIIQAVNQFSEKEWRGLTVVMRDLVQSLWQ; this comes from the coding sequence ATGAAAATTTTCGTGGATGAAAACATTCCGAAAAGCACGGTTACCGAGTTGCAAAACCTTGGTCACGATGTACTCGATATTCGTGGCACACAAGAAGAGGGAATGGAAGACAACCTTTTATGGGAAAAGGTTCAAGCCGAAGAGCGATTACTAATCACCACAGATAAGGGTTTTCTTCATCGTCGGGAAGAATCACACTTTGGCATTTTAATCATTCGCCTTCGTCAACCAAATGAACTGAAGATTCATACACGAATCATACAGGCAGTAAACCAGTTTTCAGAAAAAGAATGGCGAGGGTTGACCGTAGTAATGCGAGACTTGGTGCAAAGCCTCTGGCAATAG
- a CDS encoding DUF433 domain-containing protein, which produces MHERISINPKVCHGQACIKGTRIPVYQIIGMMANGDTIDDLLKAYPSIERADILACLEYAAALAEEQVTPLEGVA; this is translated from the coding sequence ATGCACGAAAGAATTTCAATCAATCCTAAAGTTTGTCACGGACAGGCTTGCATAAAAGGCACACGCATTCCGGTTTATCAAATCATCGGAATGATGGCGAATGGCGATACAATTGATGATTTGCTCAAAGCTTACCCTTCAATCGAGCGTGCAGACATCCTGGCTTGTTTAGAGTATGCAGCCGCGCTGGCTGAAGAACAGGTAACGCCACTTGAAGGGGTTGCATAA